The Nycticebus coucang isolate mNycCou1 chromosome 17, mNycCou1.pri, whole genome shotgun sequence nucleotide sequence AGCATACAGTTAAAATCCACATACATTTTCTGCTAGTGAAAACTAAAGAGCATTTGCTTTCTGTTCCACAAGATTATGAAATAAAGGCCTGaatactttataaaaaataaaatagggcacaGTAGAAGGAAACCACAAGTGATAGTGAGTAGCCCAGTGGGGAACCAATATAGGCTAGACTTAAAAGGGCACAGGAAAGGAGCAATTCCATAAACCTAAAGATAGACAGGGGTACTGAAAGGGTTGCCCACCAAGAGAGCCCACAACATCCTTGATTCTGCAGGGAGGGACCCCAGGGAATGGCTACCTCAACCTCACTCCTCCTTCTCATTCTCCTGCTAGGGATCCCCATTCATCTGATGAGAACAGAAGCCAGAGGGAGAGGAAGACTTTTGGTACCATCCAAACAGGTCAGCCCCCAGGGGGAGAGGAGGTGGAGAAGGGTGAAAAGCAGGTCAACATCTGGTACTTAGAATAGCAGGAACTTATGCACTCTATATGCTCACAGTCCTCACCACAGCCCTTTGAGGTAAGTAGGGCAAGAATTATAATCTAATCTCATATACTGAGGACACAGAGCCTCACAGAGGTGAAAAGACTTGCCCAAGGATATAGGACTGATCTTGAGATGTCAAGTCTAGGCCTTCTCTGCAAGGACCCCAGTGGGAGAAAATGACTCTGTCTTGGAGAAAGCTCCAGTCCAGAGTCTTGGAGATGACTGGAGGTTCATCAGGCAAGGTTCTTCAGGCAAAGTGACCCCGTATCTTCAGAAGATATCCGTACGAAGAGGAAGAGGCTGTTCCATACCACTGATGAGAAGCCTGGGTTCTTGGGACAGTGTGGAGGAACTGGGCACCACGGGGATGCCCATGCTGCCCAGCGgaacctcctccctctcctcctgccgCAGGTGCTGGAGAATCTCCTGTGACAGTGAGAAGTTGCTTCCCTCTGCAGGTTAAGAATAGGGGGGTGAAGACCTTAAATATTCCCACTTGAATACACCCAGAGGATTCTCTACCCCTTTCCTATCTACCCCCAAACCTTTGGGGCTAGAGTTTCATGGGATCCTAAACCTAGAAGTGGTTTTACAGATAATGGAATCCCATTCTCTTGTTTTTAAAGATGATGCTGTGAGAGAGGCAgacacctgcccaaggtcacatagtgaAGGAATGGCAGAGCTGAGGCTGCAGCCTTGGTCTCTTGTGCCTGGACTGGCCTTAGACTCTTCTGCTTCATCTGGCATCCCTAAAATGAAGTGAGGGGCCTCTAAGGCCCACTTCTTCAGGCTCCACCCAGAGCCTACAGCCAAGGACCATAGAAAGGAATCTAGTGTCTCGGGATAGGAAGGAACCTTTCCTAGGGAATGAAGAGGCAGAGCTTAAATGCTCTGACCTCTGGGAATGCCCAAGGCATGGTACTGCCATATCTCCTTCTAACCCTCTGGGAAACTCTGGGACCTCTGACTTCTCCTGTCTTCTGCTTATCAACTCCTTACCCTGGTAGACAATGAGGCGACAGTTGTTCCGACACTCAGGAGCCTCTGCTAGGATATCCTCAAGTGTCCGGCAGAAGAGTTTGGCCTGCTCAAGCCGATCTTCCCGGCTAAAGCCAGCTCTGCCATCCTGTGACATGGCAAATAAGGTCTGCAAGGGTGTGGCGAACTCCAAGACACATGTGCCTACCTGTAGGAGATGAGAGGAAGACCTAAGTCACAGGCCAAACAGATAGACCCTGGATCCCAGTGCCCTTGGCTGAGGCAAAGATGGAACCCTGGGAGGTGGCTCCCAATGGCAACACTTGCCATCTGGTCTGCCTTTGCCTCTGATACCTCACTCTGAAatcagggccagggctggggctaAATTTATCCTTCAGGtagtctcttccttttttttttttcttccaactttCCTTGTGTTCCCTATCACCTGACGCAGATCCTCTTCCTAAGATCCCAGGGCAAGGCCCACAGACCTAGGCTGTCAACTACTCTAGCTGGGAATCAAGTCCAGGGGCTGACTTCTGGCCCGGGTTCCTCTGCACCCACATGAAATCCCTTGGATAATCTCACAGCCTTCATCTGGGACACCTTTATGGACAGGAGTATAGCACATTTAAGTTGAAAACATCCATTTTCCCTCATGTTTCTGAGcttgtttcctcctctgtaaagtaGGAATCATAATAGACCCTACCCCACAGGGTGGTGGTGAGGATTCAATACAGTAGTCAGATGATGCACCCAGAATAGCATCTGGCATGggataagcactcaataaatgctactTATCATTATCATTCAGAGGTGAATCTCGCCCAGCCCTGGGACCAACTGGGAAACAGGCTTAGAGAAGGGTAATGAATTTTCACCCAGGACCCAGGGTTATGGAGGGGCCTGATTCCTCCCAGGGGTCCCCAGCTCCCTGCATACTCACTGGCTGCCCATTCTCCAGAATCTCATAGACACTGTTGTTGTAAATCCGACCCTTGATGCCAGCACGGTCAGTACTATGCTGGGGCAGCATATGAAGGAAGCGAATATTGGGGTCAGCCAcactcagatcatcaggcacCCCACAATCCAATGGAAAGAGAATGTACAGCCGCCGGCTCCGAGTGCCTTGCAGCATGTTGTTGTGGAGCTGATTGTAAGTTCGGATCCGCAACTG carries:
- the STING1 gene encoding stimulator of interferon genes protein isoform X2 translates to MPHSSLHPSIPRPRGHGARMAALVLLIACLLALVPLVGPTTQILQYLLFHLASLQLRLLLKRVCSLAEELRHVHSRYQGRYWKAVQACLGCPIHCGFLLVLFCFSCFFLPDEVGLTFPWMLALLGASEALIVLLGLQGLSPAEVSAVCEERNFNVAHGLAWSYYIGYLRLILPGLQLRIRTYNQLHNNMLQGTRSRRLYILFPLDCGVPDDLSVADPNIRFLHMLPQHSTDRAGIKGRIYNNSVYEILENGQPVGTCVLEFATPLQTLFAMSQDGRAGFSREDRLEQAKLFCRTLEDILAEAPECRNNCRLIVYQEGSNFSLSQEILQHLRQEEREEVPLGSMGIPVVPSSSTLSQEPRLLISGMEQPLPLRTDIF
- the STING1 gene encoding stimulator of interferon genes protein isoform X3 codes for the protein MCQTECVESCPGIRLHSEQLPLVAARGCAAPSLPVTLKEQPVSRKQKLRLLLKRVCSLAEELRHVHSRYQGRYWKAVQACLGCPIHCGFLLVLFCFSCFFLPDEVGLTFPWMLALLGASEALIVLLGLQGLSPAEVSAVCEERNFNVAHGLAWSYYIGYLRLILPGLQLRIRTYNQLHNNMLQGTRSRRLYILFPLDCGVPDDLSVADPNIRFLHMLPQHSTDRAGIKGRIYNNSVYEILENGQPVGTCVLEFATPLQTLFAMSQDGRAGFSREDRLEQAKLFCRTLEDILAEAPECRNNCRLIVYQEGSNFSLSQEILQHLRQEEREEVPLGSMGIPVVPSSSTLSQEPRLLISGMEQPLPLRTDIF